A genomic segment from Yimella sp. cx-51 encodes:
- a CDS encoding ATP-dependent DNA helicase, with amino-acid sequence MRSAPDVVVAPLLDGSQRRVIESGASCRLVLGAPGTGKSTLAVEVVVQAVASGVPADGCFVLAPTRLRAAALRDRLAARLTTTSSSVMARTPQSLGFGILRRLAAVEGREAPRLLTGPEQDVILRDLLAGHAAGLSLGPRWPDFVAEALPTRGFRNELRDLLMRAVEWGVTGEQLKLLGEEHERPEWIAAGQMLDEYDEVTALSRPGAYDPAWITGGAADLLEQSPDQLALLHHEIRLLVIDDAQELTRAGARLVSLLAGPSTRVVLLGDPDAAVQSFRGADPSLFVELADRSGAAERFELAVAHRTPKVLREAAQRVTSRIGAVAGTEHRSPAPAPRSGSLEVAMVRAVSQESAHIAAELRRAHVEHSVPWSQMAVLTRGQSRISALRRVLSSSGVPVVVPPTTTALRDEAAVRPFLAMFAMVGQIVADHRAEWSAEDIVDILSSPVVQMDSLSVRRLRRSLRAAELGGGGSRSSDELLVWSVLEPEFLIDVGTDAGALLRIAGILSAGVEAWKAPRASAETVLWQMWNASGVADGWARTALAGGAAGQRADRDLDAVVALFSAAAAYVDRLPGRAPDGFLEHIRGQEVPGDRLTSAAPADDAVSLLTVQAAAGQEWQFVVLAGVQEGVWPDLRLRGSLLGSEALVDALTGRPADLRSQSAAVRYDETRQFLVALTRASERVLVTAVRSDEEQPSVYLDLIDPIDDPEGRQHTDVGRGLTLRSMVAELRRELVPGTTSDSGGLAPEEAAGLLVELAARDVPGADHQRWWAFHDLTSTDPVRRPDQPVSVSPSKVSDFGTCGLRWFLTSRGGDGPDIGSANIGTLVHEIAAEFADTDPDRMQQALTDRWRRLGLGESWISRQQFGLASAMLARVAKYVDEAGAGGWQKVSVEQGFSLTDGRLNLRGSVDRLERHDELGLRIIDLKTGGTAVSGKELVAHPQLGAYQWAVEHGAFGEDEVSAGAALLQVGKAADKSVASEKYKLQQQAALRESDDPEWAGTLLQETAEGMGGATFVAMPGTQCNTCSVKSSCPVLMEGDSQ; translated from the coding sequence GTGCGTTCAGCCCCCGATGTCGTCGTGGCGCCGTTGCTCGACGGTTCGCAGCGCCGGGTGATCGAGAGCGGCGCTTCCTGCCGGTTGGTGCTGGGCGCTCCGGGCACGGGCAAGTCGACCCTGGCGGTAGAAGTCGTGGTGCAGGCGGTGGCTTCAGGCGTGCCGGCCGACGGGTGCTTCGTCCTGGCGCCCACTCGGTTGCGCGCAGCAGCCCTCCGTGACCGCCTGGCGGCCCGGCTGACCACCACGTCGAGTTCGGTGATGGCGCGCACGCCGCAGTCACTGGGTTTCGGCATCCTGCGCCGACTGGCCGCAGTGGAGGGACGGGAGGCGCCCCGTCTGCTCACCGGCCCCGAACAGGACGTCATCCTGCGCGATCTACTCGCCGGTCACGCAGCCGGTCTGTCGCTCGGCCCCCGTTGGCCCGATTTCGTCGCAGAAGCGTTGCCCACCAGGGGTTTTCGTAACGAACTACGTGACCTGCTGATGCGTGCGGTCGAGTGGGGCGTGACCGGCGAGCAGTTGAAGCTGCTCGGTGAAGAACACGAGCGACCCGAGTGGATCGCAGCCGGGCAGATGCTCGATGAGTACGACGAAGTCACCGCACTCTCGCGTCCAGGGGCCTATGACCCGGCGTGGATCACCGGTGGTGCCGCCGATCTGCTCGAGCAGTCGCCCGACCAACTGGCGCTGCTGCACCACGAGATCAGGTTGCTGGTGATCGATGACGCCCAGGAGCTCACCCGGGCCGGTGCCCGGCTGGTCAGTCTGCTCGCCGGGCCCTCGACCAGGGTCGTCCTGCTCGGCGACCCTGACGCTGCCGTGCAGTCCTTCCGTGGCGCTGATCCGAGTCTCTTCGTCGAGCTCGCCGACCGATCCGGAGCCGCCGAACGCTTCGAACTGGCCGTGGCGCATCGCACCCCGAAAGTTCTGCGAGAAGCTGCGCAGCGGGTCACTTCCCGCATCGGCGCGGTCGCCGGCACCGAGCATCGCAGTCCTGCTCCCGCTCCACGGTCCGGCAGTCTCGAAGTGGCGATGGTTCGCGCGGTGAGCCAGGAATCAGCCCACATCGCCGCCGAGTTGCGTCGAGCCCATGTCGAACACTCGGTGCCGTGGTCACAGATGGCCGTCCTCACTCGGGGCCAGTCACGCATCTCGGCCCTGCGGCGGGTGCTCTCGTCCTCCGGGGTGCCGGTCGTCGTGCCGCCGACCACCACTGCGCTCCGGGACGAAGCTGCGGTGCGGCCGTTCCTGGCCATGTTTGCGATGGTCGGTCAGATCGTGGCCGATCATCGTGCCGAGTGGTCCGCCGAAGACATTGTCGACATCCTCAGTTCCCCTGTGGTGCAGATGGATTCACTGTCGGTTCGACGACTGCGACGCTCGTTGCGCGCAGCCGAACTCGGTGGGGGTGGGTCGCGGTCCAGTGACGAACTCCTGGTCTGGTCGGTGCTCGAACCGGAGTTCCTTATTGATGTCGGCACCGACGCGGGCGCACTCCTGCGGATCGCCGGCATTCTGTCTGCAGGGGTCGAGGCGTGGAAGGCGCCCCGTGCCTCGGCCGAAACGGTGCTCTGGCAGATGTGGAACGCCTCCGGTGTTGCCGACGGGTGGGCACGCACTGCACTGGCCGGTGGTGCCGCCGGACAACGCGCCGATCGCGACCTGGACGCCGTCGTGGCGCTGTTCAGTGCGGCAGCGGCCTATGTCGACCGACTCCCCGGACGCGCGCCCGACGGTTTCCTCGAGCACATCCGCGGCCAGGAGGTGCCTGGCGACCGGCTCACCTCTGCTGCCCCGGCCGATGACGCCGTCTCCTTGTTGACGGTGCAGGCCGCGGCCGGTCAGGAATGGCAGTTCGTCGTGCTCGCCGGCGTCCAGGAAGGGGTCTGGCCCGACCTGCGCCTGCGCGGTTCGCTGTTGGGCTCCGAGGCCCTGGTCGACGCATTGACCGGACGTCCTGCCGATCTGCGCTCGCAGTCCGCCGCCGTGCGCTACGACGAGACGCGCCAGTTCCTGGTGGCACTCACGCGCGCTTCCGAACGTGTGTTGGTCACCGCTGTGCGCTCGGACGAGGAGCAGCCCAGCGTCTACCTCGACCTCATCGACCCGATCGACGATCCCGAAGGGCGGCAGCACACCGACGTCGGGCGCGGCCTCACCCTGCGTTCGATGGTCGCCGAACTACGACGCGAACTCGTTCCCGGCACCACTTCCGACAGCGGCGGGCTTGCGCCCGAGGAGGCTGCGGGCCTGCTGGTGGAGTTGGCGGCGAGGGACGTCCCAGGTGCTGATCACCAGCGGTGGTGGGCCTTCCACGACCTCACCAGCACCGATCCGGTGCGCCGACCGGACCAACCGGTGAGCGTCTCGCCCTCGAAGGTCAGCGACTTCGGCACCTGCGGTCTGCGCTGGTTCCTCACCTCGCGCGGCGGAGACGGCCCTGACATCGGCTCGGCGAACATCGGCACTCTCGTGCACGAGATCGCCGCAGAGTTCGCCGACACCGATCCCGATCGCATGCAGCAGGCGTTAACCGATCGCTGGCGCCGCCTCGGCCTGGGCGAGTCGTGGATCAGTCGGCAGCAGTTCGGGCTGGCCTCGGCGATGCTCGCGCGCGTCGCGAAATACGTCGACGAAGCGGGCGCCGGAGGCTGGCAGAAGGTGTCGGTCGAGCAGGGTTTCTCCCTCACCGACGGGCGGTTGAACCTGCGCGGATCGGTCGATCGCCTCGAACGGCACGACGAACTCGGGCTGCGCATCATCGATCTCAAGACCGGTGGCACCGCGGTGTCGGGCAAGGAACTCGTGGCCCATCCGCAACTGGGGGCCTACCAGTGGGCCGTCGAGCACGGTGCATTCGGGGAGGACGAGGTCTCTGCGGGTGCCGCGCTGCTGCAGGTCGGTAAAGCCGCCGACAAGTCGGTGGCCAGTGAGAAGTACAAGCTGCAGCAGCAGGCAGCACTGCGCGAATCCGACGACCCCGAATGGGCGGGCACGTTGTTGCAGGAGACCGCCGAAGGCATGGGCGGCGCCACGTTCGTCGCGATGCCGGGCACCCAGTGCAACACCTGCTCGGTGAAGTCGTCCTGCCCGGTGCTGATGGAAGGAGACTCGCAGTGA
- a CDS encoding TetR/AcrR family transcriptional regulator, with the protein MEAALSVFVEAGYHGAAMDEIAERAQVSKPVLYQHFPGKLDLYLALLEHHTREVPELVNAALKSTEDNSDRVAAAISAFFQFVERKDAAFRMVFESDLINDPAVAVRVERMSTQCATAVSEVIAEDTGLQPEQSLMLGVALVGMAQVVARFWISQEPPMPRAEAERLVTVLGWRGIAGFPKAPEAD; encoded by the coding sequence ATGGAAGCGGCGCTGTCTGTCTTTGTGGAGGCCGGTTACCACGGAGCTGCGATGGATGAGATCGCCGAGCGCGCCCAGGTGAGCAAGCCCGTGCTTTACCAACACTTCCCCGGCAAGCTCGATCTCTACCTCGCGCTCCTTGAGCACCACACCCGTGAGGTGCCCGAGTTGGTGAACGCGGCGTTGAAATCGACCGAGGACAACAGCGACCGAGTGGCGGCGGCGATCAGCGCCTTCTTCCAGTTCGTCGAGCGCAAGGACGCCGCGTTCCGGATGGTGTTCGAGTCCGACCTGATCAACGACCCAGCGGTGGCGGTGCGGGTCGAGCGGATGAGCACGCAGTGCGCCACCGCGGTATCGGAGGTCATCGCCGAGGACACCGGACTCCAGCCTGAACAGTCTTTGATGCTCGGCGTCGCCCTCGTGGGAATGGCGCAGGTCGTCGCGCGGTTCTGGATTTCACAGGAACCCCCCATGCCGCGCGCCGAGGCCGAGCGCCTCGTGACCGTCCTGGGCTGGCGCGGCATCGCGGGATTCCCCAAGGCCCCCGAAGCCGACTGA
- the moeB gene encoding molybdopterin-synthase adenylyltransferase MoeB: MGTQGSVGARLQPEQVLRYSRHLLLPQVGTTGQQRLLDARVLIVGAGGLAAPVLHYLAAAGVGSLTVVDDDEVELSNLQRQVIHRTRDVGAPKVESAARAVSDINPDVEVHPVFARVDSDNVVPLVAAADVVVDATDNFTTRFLLNDACVLLGVPLVWAAINRFDGQLTVWSPGAGPCLRCLFPVQPDPSAVPSCADAGVLGVLPGLMGTAQAGEVLKLVLGIGEPLIGRLAVFDALSFDWSMLPLAADPQCAVCRADAPVQFIAAEPVAMCTTQQVEVIGAAAVAQGLQAGKVRLLDVRTAAEREIARVDGAEWLPLDELRAGGMPDDDGRVIVAMCKSGTRSQEAAALLVERGRSASSLGGGILAWSQQVDPSVPLY; the protein is encoded by the coding sequence ATGGGTACTCAGGGGTCGGTCGGAGCGCGCCTGCAGCCGGAGCAGGTGTTGCGATACTCACGGCACCTGCTGCTGCCCCAGGTGGGCACGACCGGACAGCAACGATTGCTCGATGCTCGCGTCCTGATCGTGGGTGCGGGCGGCCTCGCGGCACCTGTGCTGCACTACCTCGCCGCAGCGGGGGTGGGCTCGTTGACGGTCGTCGACGACGACGAGGTCGAACTCAGCAATCTGCAACGTCAGGTTATTCACCGCACCCGGGATGTCGGCGCACCGAAGGTCGAATCCGCGGCCCGCGCAGTGAGCGACATCAACCCTGACGTCGAGGTGCATCCGGTCTTCGCGCGTGTTGATTCCGACAACGTGGTGCCGTTGGTCGCAGCGGCCGACGTCGTGGTCGACGCCACTGACAACTTCACCACCCGGTTCCTGCTCAATGACGCCTGCGTGCTGCTCGGTGTGCCGCTGGTGTGGGCCGCCATCAATCGGTTCGACGGTCAGCTCACCGTCTGGTCACCGGGAGCGGGCCCGTGTCTGCGATGCCTCTTTCCGGTGCAGCCCGATCCCTCGGCGGTGCCCTCGTGCGCTGACGCCGGCGTGCTCGGCGTCCTGCCGGGGCTGATGGGCACCGCGCAGGCCGGGGAGGTGTTGAAACTGGTGCTCGGCATCGGCGAGCCACTCATCGGCCGTCTCGCCGTTTTCGACGCGCTCTCCTTCGACTGGTCGATGCTGCCTCTCGCTGCCGATCCGCAGTGTGCGGTCTGTCGCGCCGATGCGCCCGTGCAGTTCATTGCGGCTGAGCCGGTTGCGATGTGTACGACTCAACAGGTTGAGGTGATCGGCGCTGCCGCTGTCGCCCAGGGCCTGCAGGCAGGGAAGGTGCGACTGCTGGACGTCCGCACCGCCGCCGAACGTGAGATCGCCCGGGTGGACGGCGCCGAATGGTTGCCGCTGGATGAGCTGCGCGCAGGCGGGATGCCGGACGACGACGGCCGCGTGATCGTCGCGATGTGCAAGTCGGGCACGCGCTCGCAGGAGGCCGCAGCGCTGTTGGTCGAGCGGGGCCGGTCGGCATCTTCGCTCGGCGGTGGGATTCTGGCGTGGTCGCAGCAGGTCGACCCGTCCGTACCGCTCTATTGA
- a CDS encoding ATP-dependent DNA helicase — translation MSAQHSAVEIAQRLGLFPPTHEQQAIIEADPDAPMLVVAGAGSGKTETMSNRVVWLVANGHVQPDQVLGLTFTRKAAGQLAERVARQLRALRAAGLWVPEQDADGTLGLSDSPTVLTYHSYAGRLVREQGLRLGIEPDARMLTEAAAWQYASAAVHTYDGPMQEVDKVESSVTAAVVSLAGEMAEHLLTPAMVQEEIEAVLHGLDDLQEIGRLKRASNPAYRELAAVLRARLAILPIVERYQQLKHERSALDFADQMGKAAVLASTFPGVGALERRRFKAVLLDEFQDTSEAQLQLLKHLFVTADEPVRVTAVGDPHQSIYGWRGASATTLGSFPDLFADSDGPAQVRPLSTSWRNDRAILASANVVAAPLREGSTVAVPALQPSPTAGEGGVLGARLDTMEQEAEHVAAWLSQRWVASADGRYPSAAVLCRKRSLFPIVIDALERADLPVEVVGVGGLLMTAEVADLVSLLWVVQDPTRGDRLMRLLTGPAVRLGAADLDLLAAWSRRLEADARPEVARAEQDREPETRDRPSLVEALDHLPPVDWAGPAGRTLTDAARERLTGLARVVRQLRRLTGLPLAELAGEAERALGLDIEVLSRPGVTPQAARVHLDAFADVATHFSASADRPTLGGFLSWLDAAQEEERGLDKAEIESSDAAIQVLTVHAAKGLEWDYVAVPGLTEGIFPDHKNRAWFNEEAGDWGIGAKSEPDDRSTWTVNDSGWLVGLDGVPFDLRGDSAALPTLPVAELGTLADLVDEIKAFKAAAGAHGLREERRLAYVALTRAKHEMLLTSSVWFSGNSPRLPSRFFSDAVDAGTVELGTYAQTPEPGTENPRLAHGRSMVWPDDPLAHRRLQLEAGREHVMAAWRSWGRPIPADQLGDLAVEGQFSTAERQRRRELRALLHERAAAQVARASVVRLPKHLSASSVVALAADPAQFALDLRRPMPTAPALAARRGTRFHAWVEQHFSQAALVDVDELPGFADPDATDDDLDLMKSHFLASPWAQRTPLAIEVPIETWVAGTAVRGRIDAVFEDAEGIVIVDWKTGRPPSGLSGSARTLQLAAYRLAYARLREVPAEQVRVAFYYAATGETVWPVLPPDNAIDQLLESIPVQE, via the coding sequence GTGAGTGCGCAGCACAGTGCGGTGGAGATCGCGCAGCGGCTCGGGCTCTTCCCGCCGACGCATGAGCAGCAAGCGATCATCGAAGCAGACCCCGATGCGCCGATGCTGGTCGTCGCAGGCGCGGGTTCGGGCAAGACCGAGACGATGTCCAACCGAGTGGTCTGGCTGGTGGCCAACGGCCATGTGCAGCCTGATCAGGTGTTAGGCCTCACCTTCACGCGCAAGGCTGCCGGGCAGCTCGCCGAGCGGGTGGCGCGTCAGCTGCGCGCACTGCGTGCCGCCGGCCTGTGGGTGCCAGAGCAGGACGCCGACGGCACCCTCGGCCTCTCCGACAGTCCGACCGTGCTGACCTACCACTCCTATGCGGGCCGCCTGGTGCGGGAGCAGGGTCTGCGCCTCGGCATCGAACCCGATGCCCGCATGCTCACCGAAGCAGCGGCGTGGCAGTACGCGTCCGCAGCAGTGCACACCTATGACGGTCCGATGCAGGAGGTCGACAAGGTCGAATCGTCAGTCACGGCTGCGGTGGTCTCGCTCGCCGGTGAGATGGCCGAGCACCTCCTGACGCCGGCGATGGTGCAGGAGGAGATCGAGGCAGTGCTGCACGGCCTGGACGATCTGCAGGAGATCGGCCGACTCAAGCGGGCCAGTAATCCCGCGTATCGCGAACTCGCCGCGGTGTTGCGTGCGAGGCTGGCGATCCTGCCGATCGTCGAGCGCTATCAGCAGCTCAAGCACGAGCGTTCGGCGCTCGACTTCGCCGATCAAATGGGCAAGGCGGCCGTTCTGGCCAGCACCTTCCCCGGTGTCGGTGCGCTCGAGCGGCGCCGGTTCAAGGCGGTGCTGCTCGATGAGTTCCAGGACACCAGCGAGGCGCAGTTGCAACTGCTGAAGCATCTGTTCGTCACTGCTGACGAACCCGTCCGGGTGACCGCGGTGGGTGACCCCCATCAGTCGATCTACGGGTGGCGCGGCGCCAGCGCCACCACGCTCGGGTCCTTCCCCGACCTGTTCGCCGACTCCGACGGCCCGGCGCAGGTGCGTCCGCTCTCGACCAGTTGGCGCAATGACCGCGCGATCCTGGCGTCCGCCAATGTCGTCGCCGCCCCGTTGCGTGAGGGCAGCACCGTTGCGGTGCCGGCACTGCAGCCCAGTCCGACGGCCGGCGAGGGGGGCGTGCTCGGAGCACGGCTCGACACCATGGAGCAAGAGGCCGAACATGTCGCGGCCTGGCTGTCGCAGCGCTGGGTCGCGAGTGCTGACGGACGCTATCCGTCGGCCGCGGTGCTGTGTCGCAAGAGGTCGCTCTTCCCGATCGTGATCGATGCCCTGGAGCGCGCCGACCTGCCGGTCGAGGTCGTCGGCGTCGGGGGCCTGCTGATGACCGCTGAAGTCGCCGACCTGGTGAGCCTGCTGTGGGTCGTCCAGGATCCCACCCGCGGTGACCGGCTGATGCGGTTGCTCACCGGTCCGGCCGTTCGTCTCGGGGCGGCCGACCTCGACCTGCTCGCCGCGTGGTCCAGGCGGCTCGAGGCTGATGCTCGGCCCGAGGTCGCCCGCGCCGAGCAGGATCGCGAACCCGAAACCCGTGACCGTCCCAGCCTCGTCGAAGCGCTCGACCACCTGCCGCCCGTCGATTGGGCCGGCCCTGCTGGGCGCACCCTCACGGATGCCGCACGCGAGCGGCTCACCGGTCTGGCCCGAGTGGTACGCCAGCTTCGCCGGCTGACCGGTCTGCCGCTGGCCGAACTCGCCGGTGAGGCCGAGCGTGCACTCGGACTCGACATCGAGGTGCTGTCGCGCCCCGGGGTCACCCCGCAGGCCGCCCGGGTGCACCTCGACGCCTTCGCCGACGTCGCCACCCACTTCAGTGCGAGCGCCGATCGGCCGACCCTGGGCGGTTTCCTCTCCTGGCTCGACGCCGCGCAGGAGGAGGAACGCGGCCTCGACAAGGCCGAGATCGAGTCGAGCGATGCCGCCATCCAGGTGTTGACCGTGCACGCGGCCAAGGGGCTGGAATGGGACTACGTCGCTGTGCCGGGCCTCACCGAAGGCATCTTCCCCGACCACAAGAACCGCGCGTGGTTCAACGAGGAGGCGGGCGATTGGGGCATCGGCGCGAAGTCGGAGCCGGACGACCGCAGCACCTGGACCGTCAACGACAGCGGGTGGTTGGTCGGGCTGGATGGCGTCCCCTTCGACCTGCGCGGCGACAGCGCCGCACTGCCGACGCTTCCGGTCGCCGAGTTGGGCACCCTGGCCGACCTCGTCGATGAGATCAAGGCGTTCAAGGCTGCGGCGGGCGCTCATGGTCTGCGCGAGGAGCGACGCCTGGCCTACGTGGCGCTGACGCGCGCGAAGCACGAAATGCTGCTGACCTCCTCGGTGTGGTTCTCCGGCAACTCCCCGCGACTGCCGTCGCGCTTCTTCAGCGACGCGGTCGACGCCGGCACGGTCGAGCTCGGCACCTACGCACAGACGCCGGAGCCGGGCACCGAGAATCCGCGTCTTGCGCACGGGAGGTCGATGGTCTGGCCGGACGACCCGCTCGCGCACCGCCGGCTCCAATTGGAAGCCGGGCGCGAACACGTCATGGCTGCGTGGCGCAGCTGGGGTCGACCGATTCCTGCCGATCAGCTCGGCGACCTCGCAGTGGAGGGGCAGTTCAGCACCGCTGAGCGGCAGCGGCGTCGCGAGTTGCGCGCGCTCCTGCACGAACGAGCCGCAGCACAGGTAGCGCGAGCGAGTGTGGTGCGCCTGCCCAAGCACCTTTCGGCGTCCTCGGTGGTGGCGCTCGCGGCAGATCCCGCACAGTTCGCCCTCGACCTACGTCGTCCGATGCCGACCGCGCCCGCGCTGGCGGCTCGGCGCGGCACACGTTTCCACGCCTGGGTCGAACAACACTTCTCGCAAGCGGCGTTGGTCGATGTCGACGAGTTGCCCGGCTTCGCCGACCCAGACGCCACAGACGACGACCTCGACCTGATGAAGAGTCACTTCCTGGCCTCACCCTGGGCGCAGCGAACTCCGCTGGCGATCGAGGTGCCGATCGAGACGTGGGTGGCCGGCACCGCCGTTCGGGGCCGGATCGACGCCGTCTTCGAAGACGCCGAGGGCATTGTCATCGTCGACTGGAAGACCGGCCGTCCGCCATCCGGTCTGAGCGGCAGTGCCCGCACACTTCAGCTGGCCGCTTACCGGCTGGCGTATGCGCGACTGCGTGAGGTGCCGGCCGAGCAGGTGCGGGTGGCCTTCTACTACGCGGCCACGGGGGAGACGGTGTGGCCGGTGTTGCCGCCCGACAACGCCATCGATCAGCTTTTGGAGTCGATTCCAGTGCAGGAGTAG